Proteins encoded within one genomic window of Eurosta solidaginis isolate ZX-2024a chromosome 1, ASM4086904v1, whole genome shotgun sequence:
- the LOC137244702 gene encoding thymus-specific serine protease isoform X1 produces the protein MTAIHKILKLVYQIMSAKILIILYFNEIIAEVHHMTSGNILNGNIVHFNPYKRNMNLLLKEPPLKKGESVLLQKNAVQELWMEQKLNHFDDKNNETWLMRYFLNDRYFQTNGPVFIFVGGEWEITPAYLLTGHMHDIAKQHKGMLYYVEHRYYGQSWPTSDYEAESLQYLSARQSLADLAHFIRELRTSEGMNSDKRIILTGASYSGSLVAWFAKLYPNLVSAGWASSAPLLARKDFYEYMHQVGNVIQHRGGAACTEKLESGLVGIANLFESSNASQLLKGLRVCQNFDPTSRLDRAALFNAIGNYFATFAQLYDNQIPNICAALTNKSNGNDLTAFIEFLKQIFWPTHFERTGYEDFCIDLSYDAMKSIFTDYSDRLGGTQQWFYQSCHEFGWFATTNTSTKSFVGRKVAASQLPSPRRHEQPSQFQHSFGRQVPLRYFEQLCLDVFGKLSAASTFKVDDISANIQQTNNYFGGLSAAATLQQKVIFTHGQLDPWRAVGVQHGINVISITDYTHTADLDSIDFNDSVEMNVAKLKVAAFLRRALRTKT, from the exons ATGACAgcaattcataaaattttaaagttagtTTACCAGATAATGTcagcaaaaattttaataatattatattttaatgaaataatagCTGAAGTGCATCATATGACAAGTGGAAATATTTTAAATGGGAACATTGTGCATTTCAATCCATATAAGAGAAATATGAATTTGTTACTTAAGGAACCACCTCTGAAGAAAGGTGAAAGTGTGTTGTTGCAAAAAAATGCAGTACAAGAATTGTGGATGGAACAGAAGCTAAATCATTTTGATGATAAAAATAACGAGACTTGGTTGATG CGTTATTTTCTGAACGATCGCTACTTTCAAACAAATGGTCCGGTATTCATATTCGTGGGTGGTGAATGGGAAATAACACCCGCTTACCTATTGACGGGTCATATGCATGATATAGCTAAACAGCATAAAGGTATGCTCTATTATGTCGAACATCGCTACTATGGACAAAGTTGGCCTACGAG CGATTATGAAGCCGAAAGTTTGCAATATTTGAGCGCTCGTCAATCTTTAGCTGATTTAGCTCATTTTATACGAGAGCTTAGGACCAGTGAAGGTATGAATTCAGACAAAAGGATCATACTCACAGGTGCTTCTTACTCTGGCAGCTTAGTAGCTTGGTTTGCTAAACTTTATCCAAATTTAGTAAGTGCGGGTTGGGCTTCAAGTGCTCCATTGTTGGCGAGAAAAGATTTCTATG AATATATGCACCAAGTTGGCAACGTCATTCAACATCGCGGCGGTGCTGCATGCACTGAGAAGCTCGAGTCCGGTCTTGTTGGTATTGCCAATCTATTTGAGAGCTCAAATGCCTCACAATTACTAAAAGGTCTAAGGGTATGTCAAAATTTCGATCCAACAAGCCGACTGGATCGCGCTGCGCTTTTTAATGCTATTGGAAACTATTTTGCAACTTTTGCGCAATTGTACGA TAATCAAATACCCAACATTTGTGCCGCACTCACCAACAAATCCAACGGCAATGACTTGACTGCCTTCATAGAATTCTTGAAGCAAATATTTTGGCCCACACATTTCGAACGCACAGGCTATGAGGATTTTTGCATTGATTTATCTTACGACGCCATGAAATCCATTTTCACTGATTATTCAGATCGCTTAGGTGGCA CACAGCAGTGGTTCTATCAAAGTTGCCATGAATTTGGTTGGTTTGCCACAACCAACACTTCCACGAAAAGTTTCGTTGGCAGAAAAGTCGCCGCCAGTCAACTGCCATCACCACGTCGCCATGAGCAACCATCGCAATTTCAGCACTCATTTGGCCGACAAGTTCCGCTTCGTTATTTTGAACAATTGTGTCTCGATGTATTTGGCAAACTATCTGCTGCATCAACATTCAAAGTGGATGATATTTCCGCTAATATTCAACAAACAAATAATTATTTTGGCGGCCTTTCTGCTGCAGCAACACTACAACAAAAAGTTATCTTTACTCACGGCCAACTGGATCCCTGGCGTGCTGTTGGTGTGCAGCATGGCATAAATGTCATTAGCATAACAG ACTATACGCACACGGCTGACTTGGATTCCATAGACTTCAATGATTCGGTAGAAATGAATGTGGCCAAATTAAAAGTAGCCGCCTTTTTACGTCGCGCCCTGCGTACAAAAACATGA
- the LOC137244702 gene encoding thymus-specific serine protease isoform X2 → MTSGNILNGNIVHFNPYKRNMNLLLKEPPLKKGESVLLQKNAVQELWMEQKLNHFDDKNNETWLMRYFLNDRYFQTNGPVFIFVGGEWEITPAYLLTGHMHDIAKQHKGMLYYVEHRYYGQSWPTSDYEAESLQYLSARQSLADLAHFIRELRTSEGMNSDKRIILTGASYSGSLVAWFAKLYPNLVSAGWASSAPLLARKDFYEYMHQVGNVIQHRGGAACTEKLESGLVGIANLFESSNASQLLKGLRVCQNFDPTSRLDRAALFNAIGNYFATFAQLYDNQIPNICAALTNKSNGNDLTAFIEFLKQIFWPTHFERTGYEDFCIDLSYDAMKSIFTDYSDRLGGTQQWFYQSCHEFGWFATTNTSTKSFVGRKVAASQLPSPRRHEQPSQFQHSFGRQVPLRYFEQLCLDVFGKLSAASTFKVDDISANIQQTNNYFGGLSAAATLQQKVIFTHGQLDPWRAVGVQHGINVISITDYTHTADLDSIDFNDSVEMNVAKLKVAAFLRRALRTKT, encoded by the exons ATGACAAGTGGAAATATTTTAAATGGGAACATTGTGCATTTCAATCCATATAAGAGAAATATGAATTTGTTACTTAAGGAACCACCTCTGAAGAAAGGTGAAAGTGTGTTGTTGCAAAAAAATGCAGTACAAGAATTGTGGATGGAACAGAAGCTAAATCATTTTGATGATAAAAATAACGAGACTTGGTTGATG CGTTATTTTCTGAACGATCGCTACTTTCAAACAAATGGTCCGGTATTCATATTCGTGGGTGGTGAATGGGAAATAACACCCGCTTACCTATTGACGGGTCATATGCATGATATAGCTAAACAGCATAAAGGTATGCTCTATTATGTCGAACATCGCTACTATGGACAAAGTTGGCCTACGAG CGATTATGAAGCCGAAAGTTTGCAATATTTGAGCGCTCGTCAATCTTTAGCTGATTTAGCTCATTTTATACGAGAGCTTAGGACCAGTGAAGGTATGAATTCAGACAAAAGGATCATACTCACAGGTGCTTCTTACTCTGGCAGCTTAGTAGCTTGGTTTGCTAAACTTTATCCAAATTTAGTAAGTGCGGGTTGGGCTTCAAGTGCTCCATTGTTGGCGAGAAAAGATTTCTATG AATATATGCACCAAGTTGGCAACGTCATTCAACATCGCGGCGGTGCTGCATGCACTGAGAAGCTCGAGTCCGGTCTTGTTGGTATTGCCAATCTATTTGAGAGCTCAAATGCCTCACAATTACTAAAAGGTCTAAGGGTATGTCAAAATTTCGATCCAACAAGCCGACTGGATCGCGCTGCGCTTTTTAATGCTATTGGAAACTATTTTGCAACTTTTGCGCAATTGTACGA TAATCAAATACCCAACATTTGTGCCGCACTCACCAACAAATCCAACGGCAATGACTTGACTGCCTTCATAGAATTCTTGAAGCAAATATTTTGGCCCACACATTTCGAACGCACAGGCTATGAGGATTTTTGCATTGATTTATCTTACGACGCCATGAAATCCATTTTCACTGATTATTCAGATCGCTTAGGTGGCA CACAGCAGTGGTTCTATCAAAGTTGCCATGAATTTGGTTGGTTTGCCACAACCAACACTTCCACGAAAAGTTTCGTTGGCAGAAAAGTCGCCGCCAGTCAACTGCCATCACCACGTCGCCATGAGCAACCATCGCAATTTCAGCACTCATTTGGCCGACAAGTTCCGCTTCGTTATTTTGAACAATTGTGTCTCGATGTATTTGGCAAACTATCTGCTGCATCAACATTCAAAGTGGATGATATTTCCGCTAATATTCAACAAACAAATAATTATTTTGGCGGCCTTTCTGCTGCAGCAACACTACAACAAAAAGTTATCTTTACTCACGGCCAACTGGATCCCTGGCGTGCTGTTGGTGTGCAGCATGGCATAAATGTCATTAGCATAACAG ACTATACGCACACGGCTGACTTGGATTCCATAGACTTCAATGATTCGGTAGAAATGAATGTGGCCAAATTAAAAGTAGCCGCCTTTTTACGTCGCGCCCTGCGTACAAAAACATGA